Proteins co-encoded in one Malus sylvestris chromosome 7, drMalSylv7.2, whole genome shotgun sequence genomic window:
- the LOC126629785 gene encoding eukaryotic peptide chain release factor subunit 1-3-like, whose translation MADAHETPDKNIELWRIKKLIKGLEAARGNGTSMISLIIPPRDKIPRVTKMLSDELGSASNIKSRVNRQSVQGAITSAQQRLKLYNKVPPNGLALFTGTIATEDGNEKKVTFDFEPLKPINVSLYLCDNKFHTEALNELLECGEKFGFIIMDGKGTLFGTLSGNVREVLQKYRIDLPKKHGRGGQSALRFARLGEEARDNHVIKTAELAKSLFINPATNQPNVKGLILAGSADFKTKLSESGKFDPRLQAKILKVVDISYGGEDGFNQAIKLSAEFLSNVKFIQEQILLEKYFKEVNEDTGKYVVGVEDTLKALEMGAIKTLIVWENLEIDRYVLKNSKTDEIVVKHFDKEQEKNMSNFQDPPSQGELKIQEKMSLLEWFADEYKRFGCALEFVTNKSQEGSQFCRGFGGIGGLLRYQLDIRSFDEFGDDEVDEDGEVYDVEEAAYDSE comes from the coding sequence ATGGCCGATGCTCATGAGACTCCTGATAAGAACATTGAGCTATGGAGAATTAAGAAACTGATCAAGGGACTTGAAGCTGCAAGGGGCAATGGCACCAGTATGATTTCTCTCATCATTCCTCCCCGTGATAAAATACCTCGAGTTACGAAGATGCTTAGCGATGAATTAGGATCAGCTTCGAATATCAAAAGTAGGGTGAATCGTCAGTCTGTTCAAGGTGCAATTACATCCGCTCAGCAGCGGCTCAAGCTCTATAACAAGGTTCCTCCAAATGGCCTTGCTCTGTTTACAGGAACTATTGCTACCGAAGATGGCAATGAAAAGAAGGTCACGTTTGATTTTGAGCCTTTGAAGCCGATCAATGTGTCTCTTTACCTCTGTGACAACAAGTTTCATACCGAAGCTCTGAATGAACTCTTAGAATGTGGTGAAAAATTTGGTTTCATTATCATGGATGGTAAGGGGACTCTTTTCGGGACATTGAGTGGTAACGTAAGGGAGGTTCTTCAGAAGTATCGCATTGACCTGCCAAAGAAACACGGAAGAGGTGGGCAATCAGCTCTTCGATTTGCTCGCCTTGGAGAGGAAGCACGCGACAACCATGTTATCAAGACAGCAGAGCTTGCCAAAAGTTTGTTTATTAATCCAGCCACTAACCAGCCCAATGTTAAAGGATTAATACTGGCTGGATCAGCTGATTTCAAAACTAAGCTTAGTGAGTCGGGTAAGTTTGATCCCCGTCTGCAGGCGAAAATACTGAAAGTGGTGGATATTTCTTATGGAGGAGAGGATGGATTCAATCAGGCTATTAAGTTGTCGGCCGAATTTCTGTCCAATGTGAAATTTATACAGGAGCAGATCTTATTAGAAAAATACTTTAAAGAGGTTAATGAGGATACAGGAAAGTATGTTGTTGGCGTAGAGGACACGCTAAAGGCTTTGGAGATGGGAGCAATTAAGACACTTATTGTGTGGGAAAATCTGGAGATCGATAGGTATGTGTTAAAGAATTCAAAGACTGATGAGATTGTTGTGAAACATTTCGACAAGGAGCAGGAAAAAAATATGAGCAACTTTCAAGATCCTCCCAGCCAAGGAGAGCTAAAGATTCAGGAGAAGATGTCACTGTTGGAATGGTTTGCTGATGAGTACAAGCGTTTTGGTTGTGCTCTTGAGTTTGTCACCAACAAATCACAAGAGGGGTCACAATTCTGTCGAGGTTTTGGGGGTATTGGAGGGCTTCTCCGCTACCAGCTTGATATAAGGTCGTTCGACGAGTTTGGTGATGATGAAGTTGATGAGGATGGAGAAGTTTACGATGTTGAAGAGGCTGCTTATGATTCAGAATAG